A stretch of DNA from Cannabis sativa cultivar Pink pepper isolate KNU-18-1 chromosome X, ASM2916894v1, whole genome shotgun sequence:
GCAATATAGAGGACTTATTATGACTACACAGTAGAAAGAATGACCACCTTAAAATACCTTCAGGATCAAATGGAGCGTTACACCATGATGGTGAACTCTCCGGAACTTGGCCATTGGACATATTGCACACCTACAAATCAAACTTTGGAATAAGACAACTATCaacaattacatatttaacATTTAATATTGTACATAATTCTAATTACACAGATACCTTCAAATTTCTGTAAACTGGCTTTGCATACAAATGATCAATACCAATAAAGTAACGATCGATCATTGCAGCTGAATTACAAGCAGGTCCAAGATCTCCTCTCACAGAGCATTTCACCTGTGCCAAACATATAAGAAGCATAGCACAAAACAAGACTTACGAGTCAAATTTATAGAAAAATCAAGTACTTAACATATTGTTGACTAACAGCTATCAAATTAAAAGATTGAAGTTGTATTATATCATAAACTTTATTTGGCGTAATCTGAAAATAGCCAACATAAATGATGAAATAACAGAAGAAAAGCAAGTAAATTTAAGAATTCAGCGATGAAATTATCTTACCATGTAAACAGAGGTATCATTTGATGGAAGTGAAGAGGCTGCAGGTAACACTTTGAATTTCCAATCAGGAACGTATAGACCATATAATAACCCCGTATATATTGCTGATAGTAAAATCGCAAGACACCTAGAATGTGGGAAAAAAATGGGACTACATACATGTTAATTATtgttaagaaaagaaaatacaagaattacaacaaaaatatgtCTTGCATCGTTGAATAACACGCAACGACAAGACTTGATAATTATTTGAGTTGATAGTATTTTAGAGTTCAAGGCTTCAACATCATtcaaaataacatttctaagggCACTCTCATGTCAAAAAAGTTCAACTTCTCAGATTTATTACATAAGACTGAACTACACATTCAGAAATTGTTATGCTAAAACTGTATGGTTtctcatacatatacatacatcaTGTCGTCAAAGTACATAATTaacaaaatacatacatatcatatatatttgaACCTTACCAGTGGGGATAGTAATTCTTGAGAAATCCCATTCTCTTCCAAGTTTGGTGTGAAAGCCAGATTTCACACAAAGCAGCAGCAATGTATCCAATAGATATCCGCTGAAAGAAATGCCGAAACCAATTCAAAGTTGTGTTCTACATGTTCAAACTACACAGCACGAGAagcaatatatgtatatatatgtatatatatatatatcttcagTGATCGATTGAACATTTGGATTCAATATTACTTGTCACTTGACATTCATGAGATTGTAGTTGTAGATACAACAAGCATGTCGCACtagttttatataattaaactgTGGTTTTTGAAATAGAACGATTTAAATGAAAAGAGTTTGAACATTATtaagtataataataatttatgaatCTCAAGAGCTTTGTCATTCAAATGGGTAGTGGGGGATGACCTTTTCAAGATACATAAAACAGTGAAATAAAATACTTTACCTGCAAAATACCAAGCCATCGTATTCTTTCAATGTCAACACCATAAGTCATTGAAGTTACTCCATGAAAATAACCCCCTGAGACAAAACGAATAAACTGAGACTAACTTCGAACAAGAAGACACCAACAAAAAAAGTCTCCTAAGAGAAAGAAAGTACTGAATTCAGAGCACTGGTAATGGTTTCGTGTTCTCCTTTAGCAGCTTAAGACCATTTGTATGAAAGTTGACCaggttttttaaaatttatgcaCAATGTTACCTTGAAGAAAAACACCAAGAAGAAATAGTTTCAATCCCCTCAACACCGCTCTCTGTGTAGCTACAAATCGGTCAGGCACTTTCTGTATGGTACAAAGAACAACAAACCATGAATCAAGTCGCAAGTAAGAATCAAAATTGATAAGAGTATTGAAACTACGAAATTGGTGAAAAGTTGTCACTCTTTATCAAAACATACAAAAAGTACATTGTATGATCAAAAGTGACGATCAAGGAATACATGCGTACCTTGTATACTAGTGCCGGAGAAATTCCagcaataaaaagaaaaaacggCATCACAAAATCAGCCAAACGGACACCATTCCAGGGGGAATGAGAGATTATGGGAAAAACTGAGCCACCATAATCAACTAAAATCATCAGCTGCAAAACAAACCAATATACGATTAGAATATATTCATTGTCACACGTGTACTATATATTCCATTTTACAAACTGATCTTGAGCTTAAACTACAGCTTTGAGCATGAAAACAACTGGAATACAATGAtataattgtaataaaataacaaatatatgatTCGTCCTAGCTCAGTAAGAttgttcttctttttcttttccattTTACATGTATGTATTTATTGTTGCGTCCACATTACTCAAGCAacaaaacccagaaaagaaaTATGCCataaattacttttaatatataacatgGCTGCGACAAACTAACATAAAACCAAACAGTCAATACGGTTGACTTAGAGTCAAAGCTCGTTCCCGGAAGAAAAACAGAGGGAATCATATCTAAGGCTAAAGAAAGAATCGAAATCGAAATCGGAACTTCAGAAGAGAGAATTAAATAGGGAGCTCACGAAGACGCAGAGACCACGGAAGACATCGAGGGAGACGACACGTGGAGATCTCTTAGTGGTCACTTGCTGGTCATAGGCGTCAAGTAAGGGCTCGGACATGGTCACCGGAGTCAGGCGAGTCGCTCCAAATACCGGCGAGATCCGATAATTTCAGGTTCAGTTTAGAGAAGGAGAAAGATAAATACATACAAAAATGGCGTCTTTCCCAGGCAAGAACCAAAGAAGAAAAGGAAAGTGGGAGTGTCCTATTTGTCATGCTTACGTGGCGCAATTTCATTGCTGATTGATTTTAAAGAATAACGTTAAAACTTTGAAATCAAGATGCCTTGTTGGCGTctagtgttaaatttttttttttttttaattttgaatggGTGTTAAATTGTTaattgagtaatttgcggcataaatatctaaatttaacttTTAGTTACAAATAAATATCTAAGGTACCTAGTTAAATAAATTGCCACGTGGTAATTCTTGATTagtccaagtcattaaatttttattattttaaaagaaaaatagttcAAATATACccataagaaaatgacacgtaGATATAATGGCTTAACATTTGACGGTTAGGTACCTCAagagttctaaaaatataatttagccaaaaattacacttaagtatttatgccgcaaattcaTTTCCGATTATctaaaaatgtaataaaaattatatcaaaatattatgTTGTCATCTAAAAATGAtgaattctttttcttttttaaaaaagaaattacaatAATAACGATGATATATATTAAACTAGGAAATAAACCGTGCTTCGTGTAtggttgtattttatttaatgataattattcataaaagtttattaaatttaaaattttgatataaagggtaaataccatttcagacaatgtgttttgcaaaaattactaattggattttCTGTTTTGTTAAGTGATAAAATAGACcgtatattttctaaaatggtacaaatagaaccctgaattgattttttatcaaaataaaatttaattataatccgatctaaaagtgctatgacaaaactgtttacattttctgtatctgttcgtattaaaaattgtcttcaagtttgttatattacaaaaaaagttgtcaaaaattaagttcagtgtcctatttttaccattttggaaaatacagggtctattttgtcatttaacaaaacagagggtccaatcattaacttttacaaaacacaggatccaaaatggtatttaccatttattttttaataatatgagTAACTATTTTAGTTGAGGGTGTTCATTGGACTACATCCATTATTTTTAGGCTTATCCAGATCCGATCaaattatatattggatgttagattttaccatccgattCGATCtagtcatccaatcgatccgTTGGATGTTGGATTAGATCGGTTTTATCCgttggatgtatttcatatatatttattagtctaatttgagtttattcaatattttagacctagtatTTTTTCGACTAGATGGACTCCATCTAATattttaggtccaatatgtattggattagattggatccattcaatccaagaaaaaaaagtaaaattttgatataaaattttatatatggatatatattttacgtataacaatagaaatttaattactcgtccaaactaaatgaaaatactaattagttcgattggatattggatgtattagatttttagatacccaatccaacatccaatctgatccaattggatatttaaaaataacatccaatctgaTTCGAtcataattggatatccaatataTATTTGGCGGTCGAttgtaattggatcggtcggttgtCATTGAATTGTATGATTTATGCCCACCCCTTTTagtaaacttttatttttttttttaaatttttaattttacaaaaaaaaaaaacattatacaaattatttaaatttaataaattataatttttaattaacttatttattatagatatatgagtTAGTTTGTCAAAATATGCATCGTTTGAATAAATTAAATggaattcaaaatatatatatatatataacaattgataaatatttataatacatatataatcaagaCAATTTTAATCTAgtgattaaaaatataaaaattattaatataataaacaataactcaaaaaatattatttcaatatataataaattaaaagttatattatttaattatatcacATCAGTTGTCATCACCGTATCTCACTTATAATTGTGATTTTTGTCACTCAGTAAATCTACTCCGTACATAAAACAAATCAAGAATTAAGTacttatttttatgaaaataactACCACATTATTTTTAtcagtttaaaaaaataagtaaagaaATAGATTATGGATAGAGAAATTTGATGATTTTagaatgactttttttttttttttaaaaaaaaaaatggattattaaaatgagagaattaaagagagtgataaatgtattttaagtatttttagaGTAACATGTCACCGCCTCACacatttcttttatatatttaaaaacttTAGTTTCTGCTACATGTCATCTTCAACAAATgttacaaattaaattaaaaactcTTTGTGTGACCTACAAACAAAGAATTTTAATTAGTGTTACCTAACTCAGAATTCTATTTCAACAATATAGAGGAAACCTACCAACAAAGAATTTCTTAATTCTCAAGTATGCAAAATGAAACTCTATTGAATGATAATCGAAGAGGacaaagaaattaaatgatgagagaattgagagagaatgagagagacAATATGATTTTaggattttattatttgaatggTATAATTTATAAGATTTAGATAAATAGGCTTTACTACTAGTTTATGGTATAATTTATTAGTTTTAGAtcaatatttttgttttgtttaaatAATAGGGTtagatattttagtttttaaaaattaataaaacatattAAGTACGGATGTATTTAttagttttaaatttatatgtatttagaAAAGTagattaaaaaatagaaaataggaggataaaaaattattatggaGAGCATGGATgtatttagaatatttttagaATGATATGTCACAAATACATTGATGAACAAATTTTCGTAACTATTTCTCTCACAAATACATTTTctacaagatattataaattgtgatcCGAGTTGAGGATATAGTTCTTTATGCATCAATTGTTGTTGACACCATCTGGAGGATGAGCAATGACATGGTACACAATAATTATCCTCCGGATGTGCTGAAATATATTGACCATATTTGTACTTCTTTTACAGAGTTATATGCTTCTCTCTTGCCTAGTCCTATGCCGATCTTGAAGGAGACTTGAACTCCTCCTCCTCAGGATTGGATAAAACTGAATTGTGATGTTAGAGTATGCTTAGAGAGTATGTGCATAGCTGTTGTAGCAAGGAATCATCTAGACAGGGTGGTTCAGATTCACATGACTCGGTTAGATTTCTCAGATGCTTTATGTGGAGAAGCTGCGACTTACTGCTTGGCTGTTTCGTTGGCTATGAATTTAAGGTATAAGTATGTTATTGTGGAGAGTGACTCGAGGATCGCTATCAATGCGCTCAATGGAAAGGTGCTCTGTTGGGGTCTTGAGAACTATGTCTCTTTTTGTATGAAGTCAGCTccttattttattagttgtaatttttttgatattagcAGAACTTGTAACAATGTTGCCCATAATATGGTTAAAGTGGGCTTTTACCCACCAATTGTACTGCTCTATTCCGATCTCCTCTTTATCGGAGAATCTATTTTATAATGTCCGCGAGTCCAACGgtttatttgataaatatttgaatacacttattttcaaaatatatatatatatatataaaatttgttacattcattaattaataatataaaataaataacccATCTAACATAGAATAAAAGCCCAGTTTCACACAAACAAATGTTGTTCTTGCTCTtatttagaaaataatcaaagtCTTTAGCAATTAGACTCATTATTTAGATCCTTTTATAAGTTATAAATAAGTTTGATataccatatttttttatttatccaCCACAAAAAATTAActccaattattttttttccatcCATTCCATAATTAAAAGAAGACGATAAAATATATTGCAACCACCGTATGATTCAAatcttatataataaaaatttaattaatataatataaatacatagtttactcattattttttagaaaagtaataaaaaaaactgattgaaaaaaaaaaaaaaacgaatgaAGAGAAAGAGACCTTCTTTTTGGTTTACTGAGCCACTTTCTCATGCTTTGGATTCAATATTATTGATTGTCGAAACCTatcaaaacaattataacaGATGCACATCTAGGTTTAgggttatatatttatgtaaatggTGTAATTTTTTATGGAGTGAAAGTGGAAAAAGCGTTTGAAAGGCTTTGTCtcctaaataaaattctatatcaatataattttttctattcaattatcaataaagaaacaaatttaattttattacttgtttaatgtgttatttagtttatgtgatcatttatttacttatttgatttataaattcatccaaatccttatcactgatatttttgtttattgtgttgtcaacacagtgaaaagtaatcaagaatgtgtgattaaatgtattcctataatttatcagtacacagagtTTAACTGATAGGAcaatctacaatgtagtttacttgcaccttggataagtgctatgtcctttccagggtattggttaaagtaagcttagGTTGTATGTATGTAGTATGcttcagaagggaccgatattgaacttggattagatataataaacttactgtaatatctattcaattcaatatcacatagtTAATCTTAGATCaagtgatctcaatcctgagatggttaggttctagttcaattatattatttgtgttcttcaatctgttcgttaaagtcgatcaatggatcttctcgtgacatatagattaaggacatggtagttcaattgagtgggagcgctaatcatagatacggaatctataacttctatccggacataaaagtgaaacgataatttcctttgagcttggcttaatagagataaatgatagagcgctcattttagtgattatattagttcactgaaatatcatttataggtaactaagtattttaaggataagatACATTGAatggtgtaatggtaattttgtctctactcaatgtaaatcatctatggatcattgattattaggattataacaaataGATAACTCatggcgtatctatatcgtggaacatataaagcgttctatataattgagagtgcaattccaaatctatagtggtgcaaggaggaattaataagttaggtaatttacttggtaaattctagatctgcttattggaaactcggttatataggcccatggtccccatacttgttgagacaaactgcttgtaagactcagttaattgattttaattaatcaattatcattctaaaaattggaatatgtctagtttatgaattttcactaagttatggcttgattgtgaagaaataggattttagggttaatttattaattaagagactttgtggattctaattaataaataatataaatgataattttatttaataattaattttaattattaaataaatagttttggcatttataggattgaaattgtaaaatccggtatttgtgaaaaatagataaatggttaagaaaaatgacaaaaatctaactagtgatGGGCCCTCTCATGGCTGGCCACTAGGGTCCtatttttgctattattttatcattttttattccaaataattcaatcctaaccctaagcgaattagtataaaaagaaaagaatggtCTCTTAATATGTTGTTAGAGGAatttaaataacacaaaaataaataatatattaaaaataaacagAAATGTGCGAGtactcaacctagaatggcAAGTATTTAAGCTATGGATACACAGACGTACTGGAAATATAAAGAACACAAAGGAAGTATACTGGTTCAAccagatcacggtctgcttagtccactgttgcaaGGGTTTTCTGTCTTATCCATTTCATGttggatcactcctttatatactAAGCAAGTGTCCTTTGATTACACAGAGATTGATTTCATCATCAATCTGTTTGTACATTGAATATAACatttaaatcaataaaaaaacataaatacaataaataaagaACAGTTTTGGCCCAATTCACTAAATACAACAACGTATGCGACTTCTATAGCACaagttgactgttcatattcTCGCATAAGCTTGCAGGCTTAAGATGTGTACAAGACTAGTCAAGTTTGAGATGTCTGCGTCTTGTTCGAGTCGCTTATATGGACATCCTGCAATAAGTCGATAACTTAAGACATGTCAGTTCTTATTGGGTTATCGAGATTGTTGGTCATCCAGACCAGCTCGTTGGGTATAGAAGCAATCTTTACCTCTTAGCAGGAAGATCTTTATAGTCCTCGCATATATCTTGGTATATGCGAGTCTTAACCTGATCTTTGGTCCTGCTTCGTGCGAGCTACTCGAATGCGACTAGACACTGTCAAGGTCACATCATCCCGCTGAGTCTGGTTCAGGTGAGGTTTGCACTCAAGAGGTCTCCTACTGACATCTCAGCCCTCATCGAGGAGAGTgagtccacgtgtcattttTATGGAAGCCTAGTCTC
This window harbors:
- the LOC133032802 gene encoding uncharacterized protein LOC133032802 isoform X3, giving the protein MSSVLMILVDYGGSVFPIISHSPWNGVRLADFVMPFFLFIAGISPALVYKKVPDRFVATQRAVLRGLKLFLLGVFLQGGYFHGVTSMTYGVDIERIRWLGILQRISIGYIAAALCEIWLSHQTWKRMGFLKNYYPHCPIFFPHSRCLAILLSAIYTGLLYGLYVPDWKFKVLPAASSLPSNDTSVYMVKCSVRGDLGPACNSAAMIDRYFIGIDHLYAKPVYRNLKVCNMSNGQVPESSPSWCNAPFDPEGILSSLTAAVTCIIGLQYGHILANLQDHKRRLESWTLLSISIFAIGLFLAFVGIPVNKSLYTISYMLITSASAGITFCIMYLLVDVYGFRRLTFLLEWMGIHSLSIFVLVTSNLAVIAVQGFYLHSPKNNMVHWIITCFVNK
- the LOC133032802 gene encoding uncharacterized protein LOC133032802 isoform X1, translated to MSEPLLDAYDQQVTTKRSPRVVSLDVFRGLCVFLMILVDYGGSVFPIISHSPWNGVRLADFVMPFFLFIAGISPALVYKKVPDRFVATQRAVLRGLKLFLLGVFLQGGYFHGVTSMTYGVDIERIRWLGILQRISIGYIAAALCEIWLSHQTWKRMGFLKNYYPHCPIFFPHSRCLAILLSAIYTGLLYGLYVPDWKFKVLPAASSLPSNDTSVYMVKCSVRGDLGPACNSAAMIDRYFIGIDHLYAKPVYRNLKVCNMSNGQVPESSPSWCNAPFDPEGILSSLTAAVTCIIGLQYGHILANLQDHKRRLESWTLLSISIFAIGLFLAFVGIPVNKSLYTISYMLITSASAGITFCIMYLLVDVYGFRRLTFLLEWMGIHSLSIFVLVTSNLAVIAVQGFYLHSPKNNMVHWIITCFVNK
- the LOC133032802 gene encoding uncharacterized protein LOC133032802 isoform X4; protein product: MSSVLMILVDYGGSVFPIISHSPWNGVRLADFVMPFFLFIAGISPALVYKKVPDRFVATQRAVLRGLKLFLLGVFLQGGYFHGVTSMTYGVDIERIRWLGILQRISIGYIAAALCEIWLSHQTWKRMGFLKNYYPHWCLAILLSAIYTGLLYGLYVPDWKFKVLPAASSLPSNDTSVYMVKCSVRGDLGPACNSAAMIDRYFIGIDHLYAKPVYRNLKVCNMSNGQVPESSPSWCNAPFDPEGILSSLTAAVTCIIGLQYGHILANLQDHKRRLESWTLLSISIFAIGLFLAFVGIPVNKSLYTISYMLITSASAGITFCIMYLLVDVYGFRRLTFLLEWMGIHSLSIFVLVTSNLAVIAVQGFYLHSPKNNMVHWIITCFVNK
- the LOC133032802 gene encoding uncharacterized protein LOC133032802 isoform X2 translates to MSEPLLDAYDQQVTTKRSPRVVSLDVFRGLCVFLMILVDYGGSVFPIISHSPWNGVRLADFVMPFFLFIAGISPALVYKKVPDRFVATQRAVLRGLKLFLLGVFLQGGYFHGVTSMTYGVDIERIRWLGILQRISIGYIAAALCEIWLSHQTWKRMGFLKNYYPHWCLAILLSAIYTGLLYGLYVPDWKFKVLPAASSLPSNDTSVYMVKCSVRGDLGPACNSAAMIDRYFIGIDHLYAKPVYRNLKVCNMSNGQVPESSPSWCNAPFDPEGILSSLTAAVTCIIGLQYGHILANLQDHKRRLESWTLLSISIFAIGLFLAFVGIPVNKSLYTISYMLITSASAGITFCIMYLLVDVYGFRRLTFLLEWMGIHSLSIFVLVTSNLAVIAVQGFYLHSPKNNMVHWIITCFVNK